DNA sequence from the Cupriavidus sp. WKF15 genome:
GGCGGACCGCTTCGTCCAGTTCGGCGGCCGTGGGCATGCGCGACATCGTGTTCCTTGAGGCTGGCGTGGCAGTGTTGCGGAGTGTTCAGAGCGGGATGTGCAGCGCTTGCTCGGCCACCCGGAATGCCTGTTCCGCGGCCTCGGCGTTTTCGCCAATGCAGTTCACGTGGCCCATCTTGCGCGACGGGCGCGCATCGCTCTTGCCGTACAGGTGCAGCTTGGCTCCGGGCTGGACCAGGACTTCATCCCAAGCCGGCGTGCGCTCCAGGCCGAACTCGAACCACACGTCGCCAAGCAGGTTCAGCATCTTGCCGGCCGAATGCTGGCGCGTGCTGCCCAGCGGCAGGCGGGCCATGGCGCGCACCTGCTGCTCGAACTGGCTGGTTTCGCACGCGTCCATGGTGATGTGGCCGGAGTTGTGCGGGCGCGGTGCCATTTCGTTGGCGATCAGCGAGCCATCGGTGAGCACGAAGAATTCGATGCAGAGCACGCCCACATAGCCCATCTCGGTGGCGATGATCGCGGCGGCGGCGCGGGCGCGGTCGGCGATCGCGGCCGAGACGCTGGTGGACGGCATCGTCGTCGAGAACAGGATGCCGTCGCGGTGCACGTTCTCGGCCAGCGGCCAGGTTGCGGTGCTGCCATCGGCGGCGCGTGCGGCCAGCACCGAGACCTCGTAGGCCAGCGGCAGCATCTGCTCGAGCACGCACGGCACGTGCTGCATGGCCTTCCACGCGGCGCGCACGTCTTCGCGCGTCTTCACGCGGGCCTGGCCCTTGCCGTCATAGCCCATGCGCGCCGTCTTGAGGATGCCCGGCAGCACCGTGTCGGGCAACTGGTCCACGTCCGCATCGTGCTGGATCACCCAGTGCGGAGCGGTCGGCACGCCGGTGCGCTCGGCGCACGAGGCAAAGAACTTCTTCTCGCCGATGCGGTTCTGCGCGATCGACACGCAGTAGCCGCGCGGCGCGACAAAGGAGCCGAGCTGTTCCAGCCGGTCCAGCGACAGCGACGGCACGTTCTCGAACTCCGTGCTGACGGCCTGGCACAGCTTTGCCATCTCGGCCAGCGCGGCCTCGTCGGTGTAAGGCGCGCAGATATGCTTGTCGGCCACGGAGCCGGCAGGGCTGTCCTGGTCCGGGTCGAGCACGCAGACGCGATAGCCCATGGCCTGCGCCGCATGCGTGAACATGCGGCCAAGCTGACCGCCGCCAAGCATGCCGAGCCAGGCGCCGGGCAGGATGGGCGCGCTGGGGTTGTCGACGCCGAACTCGGCGCGCGACTCCGGCGTATGGGCTTCGGAGAGGTGGGGATGGATATCGGTCGGCATTGCTCGGTTCCGTGGTTTCCGGGGGTTACGGCTCGGTGATTACAGCGGCAGCGTCATGGCGCGGGCAGCCTCGGTCTGCTTCGCGCGGAAGGCTTCCAGGGCATTGGCCAGGGCCTCGTCGGTGGTGGCCAGCGTGGCGATGGCGTGCAGAGCCGCATTGGCGGCACCGGCTTCGCCGATCGCAAACGTCGCCACCGGCACGCCCTTGGGCATCTGCACGATCGACAGCAGCGAATCCTCGCCGCGCAGGTACCTGGACGGCACCGGCACGCCGAACACCGGCACGATGGTCTTGGCGGCGATCATGCCCGGCAGGTGCGCGGCACCGCCGGCGCCGGCGATGATCGCGCGGATGCCGCGGCCGCGCGCGGTCTCGGCATAGCGGAACATGTCGTCAGCCATGCGGTGCGCCGAGACCACCTGGGCCTCGAACGGCACGCCGAAATCCTTCAGCATGGCCACGGCGTGCTGCATCACGTCCCAGTCGGAACTGCTGCCCATTACGACGCCGACGACCGGCTTGTCTTGCTTGCTCACGTCCTGTCCTCCGGGCTTACTGCAGTTCCTCGCCGGTCAGGCGCGTCAGCGCCTCACGATACTTAGCGGCGGTCTTCTCGATCACGTCGTCCGGCAGCTTCGGCGCCGGCGCGGTCTTGGGCCACGGCTTGCCGTCGATGCGCACGGCTTCCAGCCAGTCGCGCACGAACTGCTTGTCGAACGACGGCGGGTTGGTGCCGACCTGGTATGAATCGGCCGGCCAGAAGCGCGACGAATCGGCGGTCAGGACTTCGTCCATCAGCGTGAGGGTGCCGTTCTCGTCCAGGCCGAACTCGAACTTGGTGTCGGCGATGATGATGCCGCGCGTGGCCGCGTAATCGGCCGCTTCCTTGTACAGGCGGATCGAGATATCGCGCATCTGGCGGGCCAGCGCCACGCCGATGCGTTCCTCGACCTCGCCGAACGAGATGTTCTCGTCGTGCTCGCCCATCTCGGCCTTGGCGGCCGGGGTGAAGATCGGCTCGGGCAGCTTCTGCGCGTTCTGCAGGCCGGCCGGCAGCTCGATGCCACACACCTTGCCCGTCGCCTGGTAGTCCTTCCAGCCGCTGCCGGCCAGGTAGCCGCGCACCACGGCTTCCACCAGGATCGGCTTCAGGCGCTTGACCACCACGGCGCGGCCCTGCACCTGCGCGACTTCCTCGGGCTTCACCACGGTTTCCGCGGCGACATCGGTCTCGTGGTTCGGCACGATATGCGCGAGCTTGCGGAACCAGAAGTTCGCCATCTGGTTCAGCACGCGGCCCTTGTCGGGAATGGGCTCGCCCATGATGACGTCGAAGGCCGACAGGCGGTCGGTGGTAACGATCAGCAGCTTGTCTTCGCCGACGGCGTAGTTGTCGCGCACCTTGCCGTGGCCGAGCAGCGGCAGCGATTGGATGGAGGACTGGTAGAGAGCGTTAGGCATGGTGGTTCCGATAAAACGGCGAAGCCGCCGGGCACGGAATGCTGCCGCGGCGGCCGGAACGTCAAACCGCCGTCCGCGTGTGCGGATGGCGGTCAGGGGACATTACTGCACAACCTGGGCAAGCTTGCCCGACTTGTACTGGCTGGCGATATCCGCCAGCGATACCGACTTGATCTTGCTGGCCTGGCCTTCGCAGCCGAAGGCGATGTAGCGGGCCTTGCACACTTGCTTGGCGGCCTCGCGGGCCGGCTTCAGGTATTCGCGCGGGTCGAACTTGCTCGGGTTCTCGACAAAGAAGCGGCGGATCGCGCCGGTCATGGCCAGGCGGATGTCGGTGTCGATGTTGATCTTGCGCACGCCATACTTGATGGCTTCCTGGATTTCCTCGACCGGCACGCCGTAGGTTTCCTTCATGTCGCCGCCGAACTTGCGGATCTCTTCGAGCAGTTCCTGCGGCACCGACGACGAGCCGTGCATCACCAGGTGGGTGTTGGGGATGCGCGCGTGGATTTCCTTGATGCGGTTGATCGCCAGGATGTCGCCGGTCGGCTTGCGCGTGAACTTGTAGGCGCCGTGCGAGGTGCCGATGGCGATGGCCAGTGCGTCGAGCTGGGTGGCCTTGACGAAGTCGGCGGCCTGCTCGGGGTCGGTCAGCAGCATGGAGTGGTCCAGCTTGCCTTCGGCGCCGATGCCGTCCTCTTCACCGGCTTCGCCGGTTTCCAGCGAGCCCAGGCAGCCCAGTTCGCCTTCGACGGTCACGCCGATCGCGTGCGACAGCTGCACGACCTTGCGGGTCACGTCGACGTTGTACTCGTAGTCGGCCGGGGTCTTGCCGTCTTCGCGCAGCGAGCCGTCCATCATCACCGACGAGAAGCCCAGGTCGATCGCGGCCTGGCAGATCGCCGGCGACTGGCCGTGGTCCTGGTGCATCACCACCGGGATGTGCGGGTAGGCCTCGACCGCGGCTTCGATCAGGTGGCGCAGGAAGTGCTCGCCGGCATATTTGCGGGCGCCTGCCGAGGCCTGCATGATCACCGGGGCGTTGACCTCGTCGGCCGCCTGCATGATGGCCTGGACCTGCTCGAGGTTGTTCACGTTGAATGCCGGCAGACCATAGCCGTTTTCGGCAGCGTGGTCGAGCAGCTGGCGCATCGATACGAGTGGCATGTCAAAACTCCTGAAGGTAAATGGTGTGTCTCTGAATCTTGTTCTGCTGGCGCTTTCCGTCGCGCTGGCCATACTGGCCGGGCAGGCCATTCTGCACCGCTTGCCGCCGTGCTTCTGCCCGCCGTCGCACTAACTGCTTCAACTTCCCACCCTGACGATCTTGAGGGTGTTGGTGCCGCCGGGCTGGCCCATGGGCTCGCCGATGGTCAGCACGATGAAATCGCCGCGCTGCACCACGCCCTGCGCGAGCAGCAGCTCTTCGGCCTGCTCCAGCGCGGTGTCGCGGTCGGTGCTCGCCTGCAGCGGCAGCGGCACGACGTTGCGGTACAGCTGCATCTTGCGCTCGGACGCCACGTTCGGCGTCATCGCGTAGATCGGCACATGGATGCGGTGACGGCTCATCCACAGCGCGGTCGCGCCCGAATCGGTCAGCGCGGCAATCGCCTTCACTTGCAGATGATAGGCGGTGAACAGCGCACCCATCGCCACCGACTGGTCGATGCGCGAGAAGGTCTGGTTGAGGAAGTCCGTGTCGAGCTGCACCACCTCTGACTTCTCGGCTTCGATGCAGACCGCGGCCATGGCCTCGACGGTCTCCACCGGGTAGCGGCCCGCGGCGGTCTCGGCCGACAGCATCACGGCGTCGGTGCCGTCGAGCACGGCGTTGGCCACGTCGGAGACCTCGGCGCGCGTCGGCACCGGGTTCACGATCATGCTTTCCATCATCTGCGTGGCGGTGATGGTCAGCTTGTTGGCCTCGCGCGCGAGCCGGATCATGCGCTTTTGCAGCGCAGGCACGGCGGCGTTGCCGACTTCCACGGCCAGGTCGCCGCGCGCCACCATGATGCCGTCCGAGGCCTGCAGGATTTCCTCGAGCACGCCCGGGTTGATGGCTTCGGCGCGTTCGATCTTGGCGATCATGCGCGCCTTGTGGCCGTGCGGCTGGCCGGCCACGGCCGCCAGCTGGCGTGCCATCTCCATGTCGGTGGCGTTCTTCGGGAAGCTCACCGCGACATAGTCCGCGCCCAGCGACATGGCGGTCTTGATATCGTCCATGTCCTTGGCCGTCAGCGCCGGCGCCGACAGGCCGCCGCCCTGGCGGTTGATGCCCTTGTTGTTGGACAGCTCGCCGCCGATGCGCACTGTGGTGAAGATCTCGTTGCCGAGCACGCGGTCCACCACCAGCACGATCAGGCCGTCATTGAGCAGCAGCAGGTCGCCCGGACCGACGTCGCGCGGC
Encoded proteins:
- the fba gene encoding class II fructose-bisphosphate aldolase (catalyzes the reversible aldol condensation of dihydroxyacetonephosphate and glyceraldehyde 3-phosphate in the Calvin cycle, glycolysis, and/or gluconeogenesis) gives rise to the protein MPLVSMRQLLDHAAENGYGLPAFNVNNLEQVQAIMQAADEVNAPVIMQASAGARKYAGEHFLRHLIEAAVEAYPHIPVVMHQDHGQSPAICQAAIDLGFSSVMMDGSLREDGKTPADYEYNVDVTRKVVQLSHAIGVTVEGELGCLGSLETGEAGEEDGIGAEGKLDHSMLLTDPEQAADFVKATQLDALAIAIGTSHGAYKFTRKPTGDILAINRIKEIHARIPNTHLVMHGSSSVPQELLEEIRKFGGDMKETYGVPVEEIQEAIKYGVRKINIDTDIRLAMTGAIRRFFVENPSKFDPREYLKPAREAAKQVCKARYIAFGCEGQASKIKSVSLADIASQYKSGKLAQVVQ
- the pyk gene encoding pyruvate kinase; translation: MTRSTKIVATIGPASSSLEVLTRMIAAGVDVVRLNFSHGTAQDHIDRAALVREAARACGREVAIMADLQGPKIRVGKFESGKVTLKPGDSFILDSACQLGNEARVGLDYKDLPRDVGPGDLLLLNDGLIVLVVDRVLGNEIFTTVRIGGELSNNKGINRQGGGLSAPALTAKDMDDIKTAMSLGADYVAVSFPKNATDMEMARQLAAVAGQPHGHKARMIAKIERAEAINPGVLEEILQASDGIMVARGDLAVEVGNAAVPALQKRMIRLAREANKLTITATQMMESMIVNPVPTRAEVSDVANAVLDGTDAVMLSAETAAGRYPVETVEAMAAVCIEAEKSEVVQLDTDFLNQTFSRIDQSVAMGALFTAYHLQVKAIAALTDSGATALWMSRHRIHVPIYAMTPNVASERKMQLYRNVVPLPLQASTDRDTALEQAEELLLAQGVVQRGDFIVLTIGEPMGQPGGTNTLKIVRVGS
- a CDS encoding 5-(carboxyamino)imidazole ribonucleotide synthase; the protein is MPTDIHPHLSEAHTPESRAEFGVDNPSAPILPGAWLGMLGGGQLGRMFTHAAQAMGYRVCVLDPDQDSPAGSVADKHICAPYTDEAALAEMAKLCQAVSTEFENVPSLSLDRLEQLGSFVAPRGYCVSIAQNRIGEKKFFASCAERTGVPTAPHWVIQHDADVDQLPDTVLPGILKTARMGYDGKGQARVKTREDVRAAWKAMQHVPCVLEQMLPLAYEVSVLAARAADGSTATWPLAENVHRDGILFSTTMPSTSVSAAIADRARAAAAIIATEMGYVGVLCIEFFVLTDGSLIANEMAPRPHNSGHITMDACETSQFEQQVRAMARLPLGSTRQHSAGKMLNLLGDVWFEFGLERTPAWDEVLVQPGAKLHLYGKSDARPSRKMGHVNCIGENAEAAEQAFRVAEQALHIPL
- the purE gene encoding 5-(carboxyamino)imidazole ribonucleotide mutase, with product MSKQDKPVVGVVMGSSSDWDVMQHAVAMLKDFGVPFEAQVVSAHRMADDMFRYAETARGRGIRAIIAGAGGAAHLPGMIAAKTIVPVFGVPVPSRYLRGEDSLLSIVQMPKGVPVATFAIGEAGAANAALHAIATLATTDEALANALEAFRAKQTEAARAMTLPL
- a CDS encoding phosphoribosylaminoimidazolesuccinocarboxamide synthase, with the translated sequence MPNALYQSSIQSLPLLGHGKVRDNYAVGEDKLLIVTTDRLSAFDVIMGEPIPDKGRVLNQMANFWFRKLAHIVPNHETDVAAETVVKPEEVAQVQGRAVVVKRLKPILVEAVVRGYLAGSGWKDYQATGKVCGIELPAGLQNAQKLPEPIFTPAAKAEMGEHDENISFGEVEERIGVALARQMRDISIRLYKEAADYAATRGIIIADTKFEFGLDENGTLTLMDEVLTADSSRFWPADSYQVGTNPPSFDKQFVRDWLEAVRIDGKPWPKTAPAPKLPDDVIEKTAAKYREALTRLTGEELQ